A part of Actinomycetota bacterium genomic DNA contains:
- the ccsA gene encoding cytochrome c biogenesis protein CcsA, giving the protein MRAPDSPIVPRQRALTRLGVLAWSSIAISLFLIFFVAREADTTMGGQLQRIFYFHVSAAWAAYLAFAIVFLGSVAYLRTGARRWDLLAHAAAEVGVVFTSLVLITGPIWAKPVWGTYWQWDARLTSALVMWLTYVGYLLLRSLSTDPSRTGRLAAVVGLIGFVNVPIVHFSVQWWRTLHPSGPTVANLEQSSGLGGPELLAFFVTLLGFTLLFAWLMAARVRLGRLGDRVDHLELAS; this is encoded by the coding sequence ATGAGAGCCCCCGATTCACCCATCGTTCCGCGACAGCGCGCTCTGACGCGCCTGGGCGTGCTCGCCTGGTCGTCCATCGCGATATCTCTCTTCCTCATCTTCTTCGTCGCCCGCGAGGCCGACACGACGATGGGGGGACAGCTGCAGCGGATCTTCTACTTCCACGTCTCCGCCGCGTGGGCGGCCTACCTCGCCTTCGCGATCGTCTTCCTGGGATCTGTCGCCTATCTCCGCACCGGCGCACGGCGGTGGGATCTGCTGGCGCATGCGGCAGCCGAGGTCGGCGTCGTCTTCACGAGCCTCGTCCTCATCACCGGCCCGATCTGGGCGAAACCCGTGTGGGGCACCTACTGGCAGTGGGACGCCCGCCTTACGTCGGCGCTTGTCATGTGGCTGACATACGTCGGGTACCTGTTGCTGCGAAGCCTCTCCACCGACCCGTCGCGGACCGGGCGGCTGGCCGCGGTCGTCGGCCTGATCGGCTTCGTGAACGTGCCCATCGTTCACTTCTCGGTGCAGTGGTGGAGAACGCTGCACCCCAGCGGCCCGACGGTGGCGAACCTCGAGCAGAGCTCGGGCCTTGGCGGGCCAGAGCTGTTGGCGTTCTTCGTCACGCTGCTGGGGTTCACGCTGCTGTTCGCGTGGTTGATGGCGGCGCGCGTGCGGCTCGGGCGCCTCGGCGATCGCGTCGACCACCTGGAGCTCGCGTCGTGA
- a CDS encoding CcmD family protein, protein MSELAWLFVAFLAVWAGLGFYLFTLASRQKRLEDRLKELEPGA, encoded by the coding sequence GTGAGCGAGCTGGCCTGGCTGTTCGTCGCTTTCCTCGCGGTCTGGGCGGGGCTCGGCTTCTACCTCTTCACGTTGGCGAGCCGCCAGAAGAGGCTCGAAGATCGTCTGAAGGAGCTCGAGCCGGGAGCCTGA